In Scatophagus argus isolate fScaArg1 chromosome 3, fScaArg1.pri, whole genome shotgun sequence, one genomic interval encodes:
- the rplp2 gene encoding 60S acidic ribosomal protein P2 → MRYVAAYLLAVLGGNTSPSAKDIKAILGSVGIEADDERLNKVISELNGKDINEVMNSGLSKLASVPAGGAVAAPASAAGGAAGAGAAPAAAEEKKEEKKEESEESDEDMGFGLFD, encoded by the exons ATGCGTTACGTGGCCGCTTACCTTCTTGCTGTTCTCGGTGGAAACACCAGCCCCTCTGCAAAGGACATCAAGGCCATCTTGGGCAGCGTGGGAATTGAGGCTGACGATGAACGCTTAAACAAG GTCATTAGTGAGCTCAATGGGAAAGACATCAATGAAGTCATGAACTCGG GTCTGTCTAAGTTAGCCTCCGtaccagcaggtggtgctgtgGCGGcacctgcctctgctgctggtggGGCTGCTGGAGCTGgggctgctcctgctgctg cggaagagaaaaaggaagagaagaaagaggaatcAGAAGAGTCAGATGAAGATATGGGCTTCGGTCTCTTTGATTAA
- the LOC124056024 gene encoding adenosine receptor A1 isoform X1, with the protein MSSSPGIKPREHVDMMYISIETAIALASVLGNVLVVLAVCVNRALRNTTFCFIVSLAVADIAVGVLVIPLAIIISLGFSTQFYTCLFLSCLLLIITQSSILSLLAIAIDRYLRVKIPTRYSTIVTQRRAYVGVCLCWILSFLTGLVPMIGWNNHDAQRNISISSNIVCEFTTVMRMDYMVYFNFFGWVVLPLSIMVALYGEIFRVIRRQLNRRAEACCDRDRYYQKELKLAKSLALVVFLFIVCWLPIHIMNCITFFCPKCDVPKFAVYVGIFMSHVNSALNPMVYAFRIKRFRVTLIQIAHRCMLCKSREPTPCPTNTPALTEKADVNM; encoded by the exons ATGTCTTCCTCTCCTGGTATCAAGCCTCGGGAGCATGTGGACATGATGTACATCTCCATTGAGACAGCTATTGCCCTGGCCTCCGTGCTGGGGAATGTGCTGGTGgtgctggctgtgtgtgtgaaccgGGCTCTCCGCAACACCACCTTCTGCTTCATCGTATCTCTGGCTGTGGCTGACATCGCTGTGGGGGTTCTAGTCATCCCTCTGGCTATCATCATCAGTCTGGGATTCAGCACTCAGTTCTACacctgcctcttcctctcttgtctACTATTGATCATCACCCAGAGCTCCATCCTTTCCCTGCTGGCCATTGCCATCGACCGATATTTGCGAGTTAAGATTCCCACCAG GTACAGCACCATTGTGACCCAGAGGAGAGCATATGTGGGAGTTTGTCTGTGTTGGATCCTCTCTTTCCTCACTGGATTGGTTCCGATGATTGGATGGAATAACCATGATGCTCAAAGGAATATCAGCATTTCCAGCAACATTGTCTGTGAATTCACCACTGTCATGAGGATGGACTACATGGTGTACTTCAATTTCTTCGGCTGGGTGGTGCTGCCACTGTCTATAATGGTTGCTCTGTATGGGGAAATCTTTAGGGTGATCCGACGACAGCTTAACCGGCGTGCTGAAGCCTGCTGTGATAGAGACAGATACTATCAGAAGGAGCTGAAGCTGGCAAAATCTCTGGCGTTGGTGGTCTTCCTCTTCATTGTCTGTTGGCTGCCAATACACATCATGAACTGCATTACCTTCTTCTGCCCAAAGTGTGATGTACCCAAGTTTGCTGTGTATGTAGGCATTTTTATGTCCCATGTGAACTCAGCACTCAACCCAATGGTTTATGCATTCAGGATAAAGCGCTTCCGTGTCACGCTGATCCAGATTGCTCACCGCTGCATGTTGTGTAAATCCAGGGAGCCCACTCCATGCCCCACCAACACACCAGCCCTGACAGAGAAAGCGGATGTAAACATGTAA
- the LOC124057166 gene encoding potassium voltage-gated channel subfamily A member 10 gives MEVPLVNFENMDDVGINLGDPSDSGYPTSPTSEAPDQNLLPHHMTSPHQSPHRGRSDHQPAQEGLSPSTPLTLTTKANSSSGSLISNLKLLINSESPTDSVFSKMVKDCYESEDLFEKHCVEEKDEKVVINISGLMFETQLSTLNKFPETLLGDPMKRISFFDPMRNEYFFDRNRPSFDGILYYYQSGGRIRRPANVPLDVFANEIVFYELGHEAMEQFREDEGFIKEPEVLLPTNELQRQFWLLFEYPESSSAAKSVALVSVFVIVISIFIFCLETLPEFREDNDFVQGLTQYVNGTEESSSPHSATKDLIAYFTDPFFIVETICIIWFCFEVCVRFVVCPSKSDFFNNIMNIIDIVSIIPYFVTLGTELATTPDDDVNAGQNMSLAILRIIRLVRVFRIFKLSRHSKGLQILGQTLKASMRELGLLIFFLFIGVILFSSAIYFAEVDEPQTQFVSIPDGFWWAVVTMTTVGYGDMCPITMGGKMVGTLCAIAGVLTIALPVPVIVSNFNYFYHRETEQEEKQIMDAAAEAAQKASAANKYGSTPSLNKSNGTWQNEKNGMH, from the coding sequence ATGGAGGTGCCGCTTGTTAATTTTGAGAACATGGATGATGTCGGCATCAACTTGGGAGACCCGAGTGACTCAGGATACCCGACTTCACCTACCTCAGAGGCCCCTGATCAGAATCTTTTACCCCATCATATGACTTCTCCCCACCAGTCGCCACATAGAGGACGAAGTGACCATCAGCCTGCTCAAGAAGGATTGTCACCGTCCACTCCTCTGACTCTGACCACTAAAGCTAACTCCAGCAGTGGAAGTTTGATCTCTAATCTGAAGCTTCTGATCAACAGTGAGTCTCCCACCGACAGTGTCTTCAGTAAGATGGTGAAAGATTGCTATGAGAGTGAAGACTTGTTTGAAAAGCACTGCGtggaagaaaaagatgagaaagttgTCATCAATATTTCCGGCCTAATGTTCGAGACCCAGCTCAGCACCCTGAATAAGTTTCCAGAAACGCTGCTTGGTGATCCTATGAAGAGGATAAGCTTCTTCGACCCAATGAGAAACGAGTACTTTTTTGACAGAAACCGCCCGTCCTTTGATGGTATTCTGTACTACTATCAGTCAGGGGGGAGAATCCGCAGACCAGCCAATGTTCCATTAGATGTTTTTGCTAATGAAATCGTTTTCTATGAGTTAGGTCACGAAGCCATGGAGCAGTTCCGTGAAGATGAAGGATTCATCAAAGAGCCAGAGGTCCTTTTGCCCACCAACGAACTGCAACGACAATTCTGGCTCCTGTTTGAATACCCAGAAAGCTCCAGTGCAGCCAAATCTGTAGCtctggtttctgtgtttgtcattgtcatttctaTCTTCATTTTCTGCCTAGAGACTCTGCCAGAGTTCAGGGAAGACAATGACTTTGTTCAAGGTTTAACACAATATGTCAATGGGACTGAAGAAAGTTCATCTCCTCATTCTGCCACTAAAGACCTGATTGCATATTTCACCGACCCATTTTTCATTGTGGAAACTATTTGTATCATCTGGTTCTGCTTTGAAGTCTGTGTCCGTTTTGTGGTGTGCCCCAGCAAAAGTGACTTCTTCAATAACATCATGAATATCATTGACATAGTCTCTATAATTCCCTACTTTGTAACCCTGGGAACAGAGCTGGCTACGACTCCTGATGATGATGTGAACGCTGGTCAAAACATGTCCCTAGCAATCTTAAGAATCATTCGTCTAGTGAGAGTTTTCAGAATTTTTAAACTCTCCCGACACTCAAAAGGGCTTCAGATCTTGGGGCAGACCTTGAAGGCCAGCATGAGGGAACTTGGGCTGctcatcttcttcctttttATAGGAGTCATCCTATTCTCAAGTGCCATCTACTTTGCAGAAGTGGATGAGCCCCAGACACAGTTTGTCAGCATCCCTGATGGCTTCTGGTGGGCTGTGGTGACAATGACCACTGTGGGATATGGCGACATGTGCCCCATCACAATGGGAGGCAAAATGGTTGGCACCCTCTGCGCCATTGCTGGGGTTCTGACCATTGCCTTGCCCGTCCCTGTCATCGTCTCCAACTTTAACTATTTTTACCACCGTGAAactgagcaggaggagaaacagataatggatgcagcagcagaggctgccCAGAAAGCGTCAGCTGCAAACAAGTATGGAAGCACACCTTCACTAAACAAAAGTAACGGCACCTGGCAGAATGAGAAAAATGGCATgcactga
- the LOC124056025 gene encoding uncharacterized protein LOC124056025, translated as MKETSLPAMETHTKNHRPTNGQLISVPHKDTIRLLEVYVKRSLSLNDGSLGHNKTGRKEKWVTKPNRQRRHSSDPSLSLAEGLKDEDIATFTEVEPPPNHSATLHEESEKPTRKSKKNKKTSFWKSLFGVFNRKSNDEKSEEEDGPSEIPEVSHAEEASETPIMCLPTTPATLQKRKSTRRKSIKRSLSKKRISVIRPHKHSKDLNPTDITRVEAIVSVEPTYSYYEKVSEELEKIVHELQEKEEVELLSDEEVINRIIALTKEQGDAIDDKLRDNPTLSSFFQRMSYSSFQKLADAYVGKEVSPIHDPPTVLPTAPELVKLAFTYDFTAKIARLSKQNVGHITGLGNRYLQDRFEYTQACTDHPVSDSDS; from the exons ATGAAGGAGACGAG TCTTCCAgccatggaaacacacacaaaaaaccacAGGCCTACCAACGGCCAGTTGATTTCTGTGCCTCACAAGGATACAATCCGTCTGCTGGAGGTGTACGTCAAGCGCAGCCTCAGCCTAAATGATGGGTCCCTGGGACACAACAAGActgggaggaaagaaaagtggGTGACAAAGCCAAATAGGCAAAGACGACATTCCAGTGACCCATCTCTTTCCTTGGCTGAGGGATTAAAGGATGAGGATATTGCTACATTTACTGAGGTCGAGCCTCCCCCGAATCATTCTGCCACACTTCACGAAGAATCCGAAAAACCCACCAGAAAATccaagaagaacaagaagactTCGTTTTGGAAAAGCTTGTTTGGTGTTTTCAATCGGAAGAGTAATGATGAGAaaagtgaagaggaggatggtCCATCAGAGATTCCCGAGGTCTCCCACGCAGAAGAGGCCTCTGAAACCCCGATCATGTGCCTGCCAACAACCCCAGCTActttacaaaaaagaaagtctACGAGAAGAAAATCCATAAAGAGGAGCCTCTCCAAAAAGCGGATATCTGTGATAAGACCACATAAACATAGTAAAGATCTCAACCCTACTGACATCACCCGAGTTGAAG CCATTGTCAGCGTAGAACCAACGTACTCTTACTATGAGAAAGTTTCAGAGGAACTGGAAAAAATTGTTCATGAGCTCCAAGAGAAGGAGGAAGTTGAACTTCTGTCTGATG AGGAGGTCATCAACAGGATCATAGCTTTGACAAAGGAACAGGGTGATGCCATAGATGACAAG CTGAGGGATAATCCCACCCTGAGCAGCTTCTTCCAGCGGATGTCGTACTCTTCCTTTCAGAAGTTGGCTGATGCGTATGTGGGGAAAGAAGTATCGCCAATCCACGATCCTCCCACTGTCCTGCCCACTGCACCTGAGCTGGTCAAGCTGGCCTTTACATACGACTTTACGGCCAAGATAGCCAGGCTCTCCAAACAGAATGTAGGTCACATTACTGGCCTGGGGAACCGCTATCTACAGGATCGATTTGAATACACACAG GCGTGTACAGACCACCCAGTGTCCGACAGTGACAGCTGA
- the LOC124056024 gene encoding adenosine receptor A1 isoform X2, whose protein sequence is MMYISIETAIALASVLGNVLVVLAVCVNRALRNTTFCFIVSLAVADIAVGVLVIPLAIIISLGFSTQFYTCLFLSCLLLIITQSSILSLLAIAIDRYLRVKIPTRYSTIVTQRRAYVGVCLCWILSFLTGLVPMIGWNNHDAQRNISISSNIVCEFTTVMRMDYMVYFNFFGWVVLPLSIMVALYGEIFRVIRRQLNRRAEACCDRDRYYQKELKLAKSLALVVFLFIVCWLPIHIMNCITFFCPKCDVPKFAVYVGIFMSHVNSALNPMVYAFRIKRFRVTLIQIAHRCMLCKSREPTPCPTNTPALTEKADVNM, encoded by the exons ATGATGTACATCTCCATTGAGACAGCTATTGCCCTGGCCTCCGTGCTGGGGAATGTGCTGGTGgtgctggctgtgtgtgtgaaccgGGCTCTCCGCAACACCACCTTCTGCTTCATCGTATCTCTGGCTGTGGCTGACATCGCTGTGGGGGTTCTAGTCATCCCTCTGGCTATCATCATCAGTCTGGGATTCAGCACTCAGTTCTACacctgcctcttcctctcttgtctACTATTGATCATCACCCAGAGCTCCATCCTTTCCCTGCTGGCCATTGCCATCGACCGATATTTGCGAGTTAAGATTCCCACCAG GTACAGCACCATTGTGACCCAGAGGAGAGCATATGTGGGAGTTTGTCTGTGTTGGATCCTCTCTTTCCTCACTGGATTGGTTCCGATGATTGGATGGAATAACCATGATGCTCAAAGGAATATCAGCATTTCCAGCAACATTGTCTGTGAATTCACCACTGTCATGAGGATGGACTACATGGTGTACTTCAATTTCTTCGGCTGGGTGGTGCTGCCACTGTCTATAATGGTTGCTCTGTATGGGGAAATCTTTAGGGTGATCCGACGACAGCTTAACCGGCGTGCTGAAGCCTGCTGTGATAGAGACAGATACTATCAGAAGGAGCTGAAGCTGGCAAAATCTCTGGCGTTGGTGGTCTTCCTCTTCATTGTCTGTTGGCTGCCAATACACATCATGAACTGCATTACCTTCTTCTGCCCAAAGTGTGATGTACCCAAGTTTGCTGTGTATGTAGGCATTTTTATGTCCCATGTGAACTCAGCACTCAACCCAATGGTTTATGCATTCAGGATAAAGCGCTTCCGTGTCACGCTGATCCAGATTGCTCACCGCTGCATGTTGTGTAAATCCAGGGAGCCCACTCCATGCCCCACCAACACACCAGCCCTGACAGAGAAAGCGGATGTAAACATGTAA